The sequence below is a genomic window from Mercenaria mercenaria strain notata chromosome 14, MADL_Memer_1, whole genome shotgun sequence.
ACCAACGACTGATTCAGGGACAAAGACTGATTCAGGGACAACAACTGATTCAGGGTCTTACGACCAACGACTGATTCAGGGACAACGACCGATTCAGGGTCTTACGACCAACGACTGAATAAGGGACAACGACTGATTCAAGGACAACGACTGATTCAAGTTTACCAAAGACTGATTCTGTGGCAAAAACTATTTCAGGGACAACAACTGATTCAGGGACAACAACTGATTCAGGACCAACGACTGATTCAGGGTCTTACGACCAACGACTGATGAAGGGACAACAACTGATTCAGGGGCAACAACTGATTCAGGGTCTTACGACCAACGACTGATTAAGGGACAACAACTGATTCAGGGGCAACAACTGATTCAGGGTCTTACGGCCAACGACTGATTAAGGGACAACAACTGATTCAGGGACAACAACTGATTCAGGGGCAACAACTGATTCAGGGTCTTACGACCAACGACTGATTAAGGGACAACAACTGATTCAGGGGCAACAACTGATTCAGGGACAACAACTGATTCAGGGGCAACAACTGATTCAGGGTCTTACGATCAACGAGTGATTAAGGGACAACAACTGATTCAGTGACAACAACTGATTCAGGACCAACGACTGATTCAAGTTTACCAAATACTGATTCTGTGGCAAAAACTGATTCAGGGACAACAACTGATTCAGGGACAACAACTGATTCAGGACCAACCACTGATTCAAGTTTACCAAAGACTGATTCTGTGGCAAAAACTGATTCAGGGACAACAACTGATTCAGGGACAACAACTGATTCAGAGACAACGACTGATCAACTGATTCAGGGACAACTGATTCAGGGACAACAACAGATACAACTGATTCATGGACAACAACTGATTCAGGGACAACAACTGATTCAGGACCAACGACTGAATCAGGTTTACCAACGACTGATTCAGGGGCAAAAATGATTCAGGGACAACAACTGATTTAGGGACAAAAAATGATTCAGAGACAACAACTGATTCAGGGACAAAAAATCATTCAGGGACAACAACTTATTCAGGGACAACAACTGATTCAGGGACAACAGCTAATTCAGGGAGAACAACTGATTCAGGTATATTAGTCTTTTACATGTGCAAAAAGCTCGATTGAGTGGTCGGTTAAATTCAACAGTTTACTGAGGAAAGCATATGCGACCAACTACTCTAATAGAAATAACAACAACATACTAAGTAATACTTGTAAGCTTACATGTAATCTTCATATAAGTAACTCTTTCGATGTTTTTTTAGCAATTCATGTAGTATGGAACAGACATGGGACATATACATACTGAACAAATCTTCTAACTAGTATAAATAACTGTGAATAGAtcatttggaaacatagaactcaaccaagcaacataacagaagactcgatttgactgagtctgtccaCTAGGGGTTATGAAACATCAGCACCACTCACGCCCTTAGCTATGACTTAAGTGGAATTCTTttgtagtaaaattgaatgtccatAGACCagaagatataattatattgagtCCAAGTATGGAAAGACCTTTTTAGTCTCTTCAAGATTGTTGTTAAGTTAGTTAATGAAATCTGTTAACAGATCATCCGGAAGCATGGAACATAATTAAGCAATACAATAGATAACTAGACTTCgcatgaaaatgatatttttccgTCACAACTATAACTGATGCAGACCATCACTATGCTTCATAAGTCATAAAATGATAGTTTGTATGGTTTGAttccattttatttgatttttggtTTAGCGACATATTTCAACAGTATGTCAGCTATAACGACAGGGAGATAACCTAAAAAATGCTCCTGGATTCTTACttacctgttcttcgcaagtaactcaACTTTTCCATATACATCAGAGTTGCAGgccgaatgatttcagacacaatgtcttttatctaaTCGTCTCTGAGAACAAACGCCTCGCTCGGTgaccgaactcacgaccctgtaATCATTATATCTGCGcgctccctattgagctaaaaatgcaagatCTTTGGAATAGctccttttttcaaaattaaagagATGGACCAAGGAAATTACTTTTAGCCCGAGTATTCGAAGCAGACCTTTTACAGTCTTCCGTtcgtcggtgtcggtgtcggtgtcggtgtcggcgtccgcgtcaTCGTCCGCTTTCAATTGGTTGATTTTTTGTATGAGTAAGGACTGAAACTTCCCGCCTTTGTTCAATGTGATGAACTGACAATCAATGCATAACTCAATCTTACTTTTTACAATGTTAatcctaggtattctataagaaccatggtcatgaaggggaaaatatactaacccgtttcaatcgtttATTTCTCAACtgaaacgcgcagttcggtgaatgggtacctagtatattgaacaagcgataatttatcttccaacgtgcaccagtcacattgtctcaaaattatatattgctgagattatccacatattttatgctttcgtcaacgttacagaaaaaacttgcgtgaccttccctaatgaatatccggtctagaggtcacggcagtgtgcacatgttaggcgaaacgtaaacaaacaaaaacagaatttaaaaaaatcacaagtttgtactaaaactcgaaatgatgaataatATTCATCTTGTGATTTTTAatatgaaatcatacattggtccacatctgttctgtttattttattcattttgcacatttatgctgcattcccacatattagcgaacacgtgtagtaaaatgacgattgacatacattgtcacaacagccaatcagaatggtttcgtaatctagaacggaacttcaccagggaaggtcaagcaagtttttttgtgttaacgttgaaaaaactataaactacgcgttgtttttgtaagataagaagtattgaagaaatgtgaccggtacacaatggaagacaAATTACCATTTGTTTGATATCTATAGTatacatttaccgaactgcgtgctttaggtatgaaatgcgcgattgaaacgggttagtatatttccccttcatgaccatggttcttatagaatacctaggggtaggatagaacatgtacagaggcattttctttctggtctggcgccagtgggtaTTTCAGTAATCGCTTTTTtgaatgaattgaaatttcacacacatcACATGCAAATACAGAGATTACACTTTTATAAAGTTATGCGCCCTTTACCTTTTGACTAAGCAAtgtttaagtttttatatgttgggtggtatctcagtaacaagtAGTGGAACTGAAACTTTACCTATATGTTCACTGGCTTTATACTTTCTGTGACTAGTTCATCTTTCAATTACCTTCAATAGTTTCAAAGATTTTGCCAGAACAGTGTTCttaattgaattaaaataaaaggagattatttgaaaaatattcaagaCAAAGATATGCTGCATCCCCTCAATAATATTTACCTTTTTTATATTCAAATCTCTTCACATATTCAAGTTATGCCATAATAAAATTCAAGAATAGAAAGTAggctatttgaaaataaatgaagacAGTTGTAGTTGACTTGTTGCCCTATACGTACTTGCTCTCATTGATACCTATCTATATTCTACATTTCACTTCTATATCTTTAGCGCTACTGAGTTATGCTCCGGATTACAAACGGGACATTATTTGAAAATGGTTCAAGGCAGAGGTACGGTTCTGGAATTCTGCACTTCCTCTGATCATTATGATAATTaaagtattatatttatattatcttCAGAATCTTGACGATAAAGTTTTAGTGCTTACACTCTGCACTTCtcaacatatatatacatatatctcaAGTTctgttgaaaacattttcatttcttctgGAGTGAGAGCTCCGGACAAAAGTGTAACGGACATAATGACGAACGGGtgaagcggcaactatatgcatTTGCTAAAGTAAGGTTTGGAGAATATATACTTACTTGTGACACAATTCACCAATACCTTCCAGAGGTTGCACCGTAGTGCCACTAGATTCCCCGTGTGTTATAAACATTATTGCTGGTCGATTTTCTTTCAGTCCCTAGAAAAACAATGGAACTATAAGAATAGTATTACAAATGCTGACCACTGAAAAATGATCCGGCAGACACCTATTAACTTCCTTTAAAATTAAAACCATTAAATTTATAACTGAATCGTTTCTACATTTTTATCATTCTTGGAATAAATGCATTATTCCTTTTCGCCattaatatttgttgtttttatgataATAATCATATGCCTCAGCGTACATTTTCTATATCCTGCAGAGTAAACACCGTCCCCATAGGAATGTCAATGGTCGCAACATCACCATCTGTAATAAGGATAATAATACGTGTTACAAAAGCTACCTCATACGGTAACATTATAAGAATCATTCACTGGTTGCAGGTATAGATtggaatatccggcacgagggtaactgtttaggcggtaacgaacGAAAGTTTCTTCAATAATTCTGAGAGCCCTAAACAACCGAAAACCTTGCCGAGAATTACTCGACAACAGTGGCAGTAACAGATATATAAGGTAGGCAAGTCTGCAATATAGGCCTCTACATTACATCACGATGTCCTCATACACCACTGGTATGAGGCATGCAAGTCTGCAATATAGGCCTCTACATTACATCACGATGTCCTCATACACAACTGGTATGAGGCATGCAAGTCTGCAATATAGGCCTCTACATTACATCACGATGTCCTCATACACAACTGGTATGAGGCATGCAAGTCTGCAATATAGGCCTCTACATTACATCACGATGTCCTCATACACAACTGGTATGAGGCATGCAAGTCTGCAATATAGGCCTCTACATTACATCACGATGTCCTCATACACAACTGGTATGAGGCATGCAAGTCTGCAATATAGGCCTCTACATTACATCACGATGTCCTCATACACAACTGGTATGAGGCATGCAAGTCTGCAATATATGCCTCTACATTACATCACGATGTCCTCATACACAACTGGTATGAGGCATGCAAGTCTGCAATATAGGCCTCTACATTACATCACGATGTCCTCATACACAACTGGTATGAGGCATGCAAGTCTGCAATATAGGCCTCTACATTACATCACGATGTCCTCATACACAACTGGTATGAGGCATGCAAGTCTGCAATATAGGCCTCTACATTACATCACGATGTCCTCATACACAACTGGTATGAGGCATGTAAGTCCGCAATATAGGCCTCTACATTATATTACGATGCCATCAGTATGTATATAAATAACAGTATCAGTAACAGATATATAAGGCATGTAAGTCTGCAAAAAGGCCTCTACATAACATTACGATGTCCCCATACAGATACTGACATAAGGCATGTAAGTCTGCAATATAGGCCTCTACATTACATTACGATGTCCCCATACAATACTGACATAAGGCATGTAAGTCTGCAATATAGGCCTCTACATTACATTACGATGTCCCCATACAGAACTGGCATAAGGCATGTAAGTCTGCAATATAGGCCTCTACATTACATTACGATGTCATCAGTATGTATATAAGTAACAGTATCAGTAACAGATATATAAGGCATGTAAGTCTACAATATAGGCCTCTACATTACATTACGATGTCCTCATACAGATACTGACATAAGGCATGTAAGTCTGCAATATAGGCCTCTACATTACATTACGATGTCATCAGTATGTATATAAGTAACAGTATCAGTAACAGACATATAAGGCATGTAAGTCTGCAATATAGGCCTCTACATTACATTACGATGTCCTCATACAGATACTGACATAAGGCATGTAAGTCTGCAATATAGGCCTCTACATTACATTACGATGTCATCAGTATGTATATAAGTAACAGTATCAGTAACAGACATATAAGGCATGTAAGTCTTCAATATAGGTCTCTACATTACATTACGATGTCCTCATACACAACTGGTATGAGGCATGTAAGTCTGCAATATAGGCCTCTACATTACATTACGATGTTCCCATACACAACTGGTATGAGGCATGTAAGTCTGCAATATAGGCCTCTACATTACATCACGATGTCCTCATACAGAACTGGTATGAGGCATGTAAGTCCGCAATATAGGCCTCTACATTATATTACGATGCCATCAGTATGTATATAAGTAACAGTATCAGTAACAGACATATAAGGCATGTAAGTCTGCAATATAGGCCTCTACATTACATAACGATGTCCTCATACAGATACTGACATAAGGCATGTAAGTCTGCAATATAGGCCTCTACATTACATTACGATGTCATCAGTATGTATATAAGTAACAGTATCAGTAACAGACATATAAGGCATGTAAGTCTACAATATAGGTCTCTACATTACATTACGATGTCCTCATACAGATACTGACATAAGGCATGTAAGTCTGCAATATAGGCCTCTGCATTACATTACGATGTCCCCATACAGACACTGGCATAAGGCATGTAAGTCTACAATATAGGCCTCTACATAACATTACGATGTCCCCATACAGAACTGGTATAAGTCATGTAAGTCTACAATATAGGCCTCTACATTACATTACGATGTCCCCATACAGAACTGGTATAAGGCATGTAAGTCTACAATATAGGCCTCTACATTACATTACGATGTCCCCATACAGAACTGGTATAAGGCATGTAAGTCTGCAATATAGGCCTCTACATTACATTACGATGTCCCCATACAGATACTGACATAAGGCATGTAAGTCTGCAATATAGGCCTCTACATTACATTACGATGTCCCCATACAGATACTGACATAAGGCATGTAAGTCTGCAATATAGGCCTCTACATTACATTACGATGTCCCCATACAGATACTGACATAAGGCATGTAAGTCTGCAATATAGGCCTCTACATTACATTACGATGCCATCAGGATGTATATAAATAACAGTATCAGTAACAAATATATAAGGCATGTGAGTTTACAATACAGGCCTCTACATAACATCACGATGTCCCCATACAGAAACTGGTATAAGGCATGTAAGTCTGCAATATAGGCCTCTGCATTACATCACGATGTCCCATTACAGATATTGGCATAACATTTACCGTGTCTTTGTGCCATTTCCGCGAATCGTTCTCCCCACAAACCATTAACACACGCCAGGACCTTATCTCCCGGTTCAATAAGGTTACATACCGAAGCTTCCATCGCAGCATGACCTGTCATACAcaacaaatataatacaaacagTATCTTCCATCGcaacatattatattaatatactaTACCCATTTGTATTCAAAGATCCATTAGCCACTCAAGAGCGTCAATTCATCTTCAGCTGTGCAGATACAGAGCGATATGCTCACGCGAAAAGAGCACCGACTCACGGAAAGCCTTctttcctgggaaagaccagtacttaCCACAGATTTGAACCCCATACGTCTGGACTGACCGTCTGGCGTGTCATCACTAGATCACCGGACCACTCATAAACTGTCATACACAACAATACAACACGCAATAAACAGCACAAAGTATCAGATGGCTACGTTTAGGACAGTACATTCAAATTAACAACTTCGTTTCAAAGTTATTTTGTTAACTTGTATATCACATTTAAAGTTGATTTAGCTCTCGGTACAGTAAGAAGACTTTGGTTGTGAAGAAGATTTCCCAAACTCCATGTTTCCTCGTTGTCGTGTACACAACCAGGAAACGGCCAAGGTCCTAGCAAGCAGTAAATAGacagtaaatgttcagtgaaagAGAAATTATAAGTTctcataaaaaaaaaagtcaaaatgtgaGGATTCCAAAATGTGAGGATTCTCTGTTATAttcattgaatttttaaaaatgtgtcaaacGTTGTACaagctaaataattaaaatcacaAGTTAAGGAGaatcaataaaataatattttccacTTTCCAGATGCCATGATATCATAAGCACATTAGGTTAATCTGTCAAGCGGATAAACTGACCTGTGCCGGACACGCATACCGTCCAGGTGTTGTCAGTCTGAAATGCATATTTGATGCCCTCTTTGATTTCATCCATAATCTGGAAAGCAAATGTCATTTTTACAGAGCTTAATATGATAAATCATGTGCACAAATGCAATTTCATTTCAGGCAGTATCTATTTtgaattaattgttttataattattcgAATATAAACTACACGTAACTCTTACTGAGGATTCTGTCCGCtgaatgtaaataattaaaatgaatGGCGTTGTTATTACTTTGATTTATGTTGAAAACTAGAACACCTTTTTTATTTGTGATATGATTTACAAACTTTACCTGTGTGAATTCAGGGTGGAGATGGCCTAGTAAAGGCAAAGCGTTCGCGTTTAAAACCCTTGGTGGACAGTTAGACGGTCCCGGTCCCATCAGTGTCTTCATTGGAACATTGATCGGCTTCATTAAACATTGTGGAGGTGGTGTCGGTGTGGGAGACGTTGACATACATCTTCCTGAAACTAGCCGATACACTCTCGACTGAAGGTTCACTGACACACATGGTGAAACAAGTCCATAAAATCGGATGAAAGGAGAAGAAAACTTTACTACAACTGGTGAAGACATTGTTACCTCTCCAAAAGAAAATCACAAAATAAATCCAAGTTCAGACCAGTAAATACGTTCAATAAAAATACCGAAAACGATTTAAATATTCTCTTGTTTTATCTTGTAGTGATGACcatgacaaataaagttttagATAAATTAACAGGTACTGTTATATAGGTCAAAGAAATGTTTAAGATAGTTTTATGTAGTATTAAACCACGGATACTAATCAAATATTATTACAACGTGATGATGTTTCGATGTAAATTGTTTGTGAATGCATCAATGCCCGCCTATAATAGTCATAAGAGATAGTATTACAGAAAAATTAAGCTGAAGTTGAAATTCTGGTTGGAATACAGTCCATTTAATACTTTACAAACATAATATATGCTAATGTATACTATAAAAGTATAAAGTTTCTTTCCTAAAATTTCCGTTCTCCTTATTCAAGTTCGAATCATGATTGTGTTGGTTACAATGCATATTTAATCATATCTTTTTTTTGCGACGGTGAAAAGTTTTCATTCTGCTATATCTCATTCTTTAATGTATGTTAAAAATCatcatatacaaaataataataatgataatacgaCGTCCATTGGGCATCACGATAAAACATTATGATAATTGAATTCATTTTGGATATGGTTATATTATCGGGTTATCATCACCAGTAAGCATGgcagtgaaaataaaagtaaaatcctacgtgcttgttttattttcttcagCGTGGTATATGTTAAAAAGAGACGGCAACTAAAATGATACTAGCTGACGATATCATGTTtatgatgatgttttatttatccTTGCCACCGGCGAACTATATGGGCGAGCCTTTACTGTGCCCAAACACCGATTATGTAGACTGCGTCGTTATGCTACTGCGTCAGTTTGGGTTCTATGTTGATTTCTGTGCAGTTACTGTTATTGAACTAAATAGACTGGTCGTCTCACGGCGTAGTTCCATGACTTTCCGGTTATTGTCGGCATCTTCATTTCGTTGATTCTTCATTTACTTGCTAGATAAAACGTCTGGTCGTTTTGTCTGCACCCCGTTCATGTTGTCTGTAGAAGGTGTCTCATCAGACGTCCACGTAGCCTGCCAGTTTCCAATTATGTGCCCCTATCGAGTCCCCGGAGTGCTGATGAACCAGCAGAGGTAAACATGGAAAAACACCCCCAGAGATGTTAATCCGGCATCAAGTCAGGAGATTCCAGCCCGTGGTTCGTGGCGCGCTTATCGGTGTAAATCCGACCCGATAATACGTTCAGTTGATAGATGTCCCCTTTTTACAGCCACCCTCCCTGATTTTGTCATGTGACGCTAACTAGGCCTGATGTTGACCTAGTTAGAGCGCTGACCCTGTTAGCGCATATGTGCCCtcatatttttgttaatgtatgatgactttaaaagttttcaaagtttacGAAAAATCCGCCGTGAACACATTATGTCACATACCCTTTTTGTACATACACTAAAGAATGAGATATAACAGAGTGAAAATTTCTCACCGTTGCGAAAAAAAAGATATGTGATGACATATGCAAACTATCATGTTCTTATTTCGCCGCTCCGAACGAGCGagattttgtaatatttgtttaaatacaatttttaaatcGATTTGTGAATATTTCACTTCCAAAATGaattttctttacacattttttcCGTCAGAAATGCAGGTACCGCTAAGGGCGCTCTTCGTAACAACAAAAGTTACGAATTATGCAAAAACATGTTTTCCAAAGATTCAGTCTTCAATCTTTATTCAGATAAAATTTCAATTGTGTACGTtaattttctcttctttttttttttgtctaaggTCCGGCGCCTCCTAACATGTTACTTTTTGTGTGTTTTGATTTCGAGTCAATCCGACGATCGAAAAAAGTCAAAGTTTGAATTGGCAGTAAATTTCGATATTGTGACATAGAGggtattacatgagtgtcttttcatattggatgtattaaacgagttgaataaaaaaaatactgcgaggctctgccgagcattttttatcaactttattcaacgagtttaataaattccatgtggaaagtcacaaatgtaatattctttttataacatgtTAGCTTTCCCTGCCGAAAcataaaaattctactttcttttactatataaacaagtcaatttgaccaacgtctcctatactttaaacgacgtcgacgtcaaagctttatagaggatattacatgagtgtcttttcatattgaatttactaaacgagttgaataaaataataaaatgcgaggctctgccgaattttttatgtttcgacaaaAAAAGgctaacatttgataaaaagaatattacatttgtgactttccacattgaatttattaaactcgttgaataaaattgataaaatgctcggcagagcctcgcattttattattttattcaactcgttcaaatgtcaaaaaattcaatgtggaaagtcacaaatgtaatattctttttatcaaatgttagccttttttgtcgaaacatcaaaaattcgactttcttttactatataaacaagacaatttgaccgacgtcgcctatactataaatgacgtcgacgtcaaagctttattacactagtgtattatcatttttatttaatggctttattacactcccgcgacgtcaaacatgtgataaattacactactgtattatcatttttatgtaatggctttatttcactccc
It includes:
- the LOC123538488 gene encoding alanine--glyoxylate aminotransferase-like isoform X2, with product MSSPVVVKFSSPFIRFYGLVSPCVSVNLQSRVYRLVSGRCMSTSPTPTPPPQCLMKPINVPMKTLMGPGPSNCPPRVLNANALPLLGHLHPEFTQIMDEIKEGIKYAFQTDNTWTVCVSGTGHAAMEASVCNLIEPGDKVLACVNGLWGERFAEMAQRHDGDVATIDIPMGTVFTLQDIENGLKENRPAIMFITHGESSGTTVQPLEGIGELCHKYNCILIVDSVAAMGGVPLFMDKWEIDVVYSGAQKVLSAPPGASPISFSARARQKVENRKTKVRSYYFDMHHLANYWGCDKEPRRYHHTGPISNAYALREGLARLAEESLENSWANHVKCVHKLHEGLESLGLKLFVTDKLARLPCVTGVVVPDGVNWKDVADFAMKHYRLEISGGLGAQAGKIWRIGLMGHNCTEHNVNLVLRALGEALKNVK